In Solanum pennellii chromosome 3, SPENNV200, a single window of DNA contains:
- the LOC107014854 gene encoding rhodanese-like domain-containing protein 7, with product MSQCGLILCLPYTRSASLAALRMLSSSTAFSPNPNLPINSLHCTMKATSELPTKPPNFPFFSNPKITITNLPQNLAPSNCFSATNPVPILKANASRNEEVEGSVLCSESQLVVVSFYKFADFPDHADLRKPLKELCEKLRVSGGIILAPEGINGSICGRRDSVETVLAFIQSDERLKGLRLIESPVSPEEEALHHGHMSSSPLAAGEDAPFRWDHVRVKLKKEIVTLGMPSVSPIERVGKYIKPTEWNALISDPDIVVIDVRNDYEIRVGKFKGAVDPCTTAFRDFPSWVEDRFKLADSGDKSESSGSAGASDKLTKEEGNKKVPRVAMYCTGGIRCEKASSFLLAKGFDEVYHLEGGILRYLEEVPKTESLWEGECFVFDKRVSVEHGLVQGTFKLCYGCKKPVSDADMESPEWEYAVSCPYCFASKSEEEKERARARQSQFERWGIIGGPDKGRRPAKTVDTNVNSATQMSESL from the exons ATGTCTCAATGCGGCCTCATCCTCTGTTTGCCCTATACAAGAAGTGCTTCACTAGCGGCACTCAGAATGCTATCATCATCAACCGCCTTTTCACCAAACCCTAATCTTCCCATTAATTCACTCCATTGCACCATGAAAGCAACATCTGAACTACCTACAAAACCCCCtaactttcctttcttttctaaCCCTAAGATTACTATAACCAATTTACCGCAAAACCTTGCACCCTCTAACTGTTTCTCTGCAACAAATCCTGTTCCCATTCTGAAGGCTAATGCATCGAGGAACGAGGAGGTTGAAGGTAGCGTTTTGTGCTCCGAATCACAACTTGTGGTGGTTTCTTTCTACAAATTTGCTGATTTCCCTGACCATGCTGATTTGAGGAAACCATTGAAGGAACTTTGTGAAAAACTG CGTGTTTCAGGTGGTATTATTCTTGCACCTGAAGGAATCAATGGCAGCATATGCGGAAGACGGGATTCAGTGGAAACTGTTCTTGCATTCATTCAAAGTGATGAGCGTCTGAAGGGGCTTAGATTGATCGAGTCACCAGTGAGCCCGGAGGAAGAGGCTCTTCATCATGGACATATGAGCAGCTCTCCTCTTGCAGCGGGTGAGGATGCTCCCTTTAGGTGGGATCACGTGAGGGTGAAGCTCAAAAAAGAG ATAGTTACACTTGGAATGCCTTCAGTTTCACCAATTGAAAGAGTTGGCAAGTACATTAAACCGACGGAGTGGAATGCATTGATTAGTGATCCAGATATT GTTGTGATCGATGTTCGCAATGACTATGAAATTAGAGTTGGGAAGTTCAAGGGGGCAGTTGATCCTTGTACCACAGCATTCCGGGATTTTCCATCATGGGTGGAGGATCGTTTTAAACTTGCTGATTCAGGAGACAAGTCGGAGTCATCTGGTTCTGCTGGAGCCTCAGATAAGCTGACGAAGGAAGAAGGAAACAAAAAGGTTCCCCGAGTTGCAATGTACTGTACAGGTGGAATTCGATGCGAGAAAGCTTCAAGTTTTCTCCTCGCCAAAGGTTTTGATGAG GTTTATCATCTAGAAGGTGGGATTTTAAGGTACCTGGAGGAAGTTCCCAAGACAGAGAGCCTTTGGGAGGGGGAATGCTTTGTATTTGACAAACGAGTTTCTGTTGAGCATGGTTTGGTACAGGGAACATTCAAACTTTGCTATGGATGCAAGAAACCAGTGAGCGATGCTGATATGGAATCCCCAGAATGGGAGTATGCCGTCTCTTGTCCCTACTGCTTTGCATCAAAATCTGAGGAAGAAAAGGAAAGGGCAAGAGCTCGACAAAGCCAGTTCGAGAGATGGGGTATCATTGGTGGCCCAGACAAGGGCCGCAGACCAGCAAAGACGGTGGATACCAACGTGAATTCTGCTACTCAGATGTCTGAATCGTTATAG